From Aspergillus luchuensis IFO 4308 DNA, chromosome 2, nearly complete sequence:
TAGCTGAGGGTCTGGATGTCCCAGCTGGCAGGCACGGGATTATCAGTCCACTGACCCCCTGCATGCTGAGCATTCCCGAACACCAAATGGGGAACGGCCTTTTCGGGCACGAACCGCCATTCGACATTCGTAATGGCCTCAAGCTCTTCTACATCCACGCTGGGACGCACCAGCGTGTCCAGGAGCACGTTCACGGGGAGAGCCTGCGTGGAGTACGACAGTCTCGAGGCGGCGAAATGATCCGTCAAAGCGTGCACGTCCACATGGAGCAACTCCGGGGAATCCTGGAGCTTCGCATGCAGAAGCGGgtcaggatgaggaggattggAGGAATAAAATGGAAGATGGCCATGAAGAATATACGACAGAATCATGGCCGACGGCCCGTTCCCTGTGGGGGATCACATCAGCACGATAACACGGACCAGGGGGAGAAATCAAATGAAAATCCAGCATCTCCGTTGGCACGAAATGGCGACATACCGACGATAATGGTATCAGTCTCCAATGAAGGCATCTCTTGCGCCTTCGCCCGCCCAACCATCGTGGAGCATGCTGTTTGCGACATGCGATAGCAGGGTTCCTCTGATAAGTCCCAACCACACAGAGTAACAAATATCTACAGTAGAGCCACTACCTCCAGCTTAAGGGAGAGAACCGGAGGGCCATCGAGTGGCCGTTACAttgacaagaaggaggaaagatTAAGCTTGTAGGGAAACCataggaagaggaagggggagaggggatgcCGATTCCGCGAGCGGACAAGGCAGGGCCTGGGGAACGCTGACAAACTGACAAATGCAAGACCCTCAACTCGACTATGTAATCCTTACTTATTCCAGTAGGAATGGATCCAGCCAAGGGACGTGGGGGGGCGATTGCTTGCCAGCCTCCAATGATGACCGTTGCTCCGTGCCACCGGCGCATCCGGGGTCGAGAAGGTGAGAAGTTTGGCTGCCACGATTGAACCCGGCAGGCCGTGGTGAATGGACCCCGTCAATCTGGGTTCCGAGACACTTTCattgaaaggaagaagaacattCCGAAGCGATAACGGCAGTCCCGGATAATGAATAATAATCCCAATAAATGAAGAGATCGACAATGCATGACTTTTGACGTTGCGGGGTCTTCCTGTTCCGGAAGGTAGGGCTCGGGGCCTGTATGATATCTACCCTATACCCTACCTTCCCGTTCGAGACACGGCTGACGCGTGGAACCCCAGGCAATCAATCTATCGCCATCGGCGCTGGCCCAGCGTCCTCCGTATCGAAGCGCAAAAGACAAATCCAGCAGCAGGTGGAATATCTCAAGAATCCggccttctgctgctgccatgaTTCTGTTACCTGAGCTGTCGTCCCGCCGGTTCTAATTGGAATTCCGAGGCTGCCTCCGCCGGAGGTTATCTGGTCTAGTCTCCGCAGTCCGTCCCTCTCCGCAATCATGTATCATCTGGCCAAGTCCCTGTATATGTACGCTACTAGCAAGGAGGGTGAGTCGATGTCTTTATCACAATCCTATCCTCGCGCGCTAATATCACGGTAATAgaatactccgtactcctccttggcctcgatAACGCCGGCAAAACCACCCTCCTGTCGCAAATCAAAGCCCTCTATCAACCCCGACCAGATGGCGCCCCCGCCCCTAACCCCGGGAAAACCGTGCCCACCGTCGGCCAAAACGTCGCGACCATCTCCTTACCGGACATGTATCTGAAGATCTGGGATGTGGGGGGACAAATTTCCATGCGGAACCTCTGGCAAAGCTACTACACTAGCTGCCATGCCAttatcttcgtcgtcgacaGTGCCGACGTCGGTCAAGACCCAGACATCACCCGGCTTCCGAGTCGACGACCTAGCTCTGCGTCTGGTCCGTCAGGAGGCCACTCGGGCGCATTTACGGAGGAAATGGTCGGGATCAATGCGCCTGGGAGCGATTTCGGTCGGCTCGACGAGTGTCGGCAAGTGCTGGAGTCGGTCCTACAGCATGCGGATGTGGCGGGTGTACCGATTCTCGTTCTCGCCAACAAGCAAGATCGAGAGGACTC
This genomic window contains:
- the ARL3 gene encoding ADP-ribosylation factor family protein (COG:U;~EggNog:ENOG410PJ7U;~InterPro:IPR027417,IPR006689;~PFAM:PF08477,PF01926,PF00025;~go_function: GO:0005525 - GTP binding [Evidence IEA]), producing MYHLAKSLYMYATSKEEYSVLLLGLDNAGKTTLLSQIKALYQPRPDGAPAPNPGKTVPTVGQNVATISLPDMYLKIWDVGGQISMRNLWQSYYTSCHAIIFVVDSADVGQDPDITRLPSRRPSSASGPSGGHSGAFTEEMVGINAPGSDFGRLDECRQVLESVLQHADVAGVPILVLANKQDREDSVEVVRIKEGFVRKVFEGESGAGVRDSRVLPVSALMGSGVQEAVEWVQTRVKWNKEGRPPLMK